The following proteins are encoded in a genomic region of [Eubacterium] hominis:
- a CDS encoding MATE family efflux transporter, which produces MKMSNEVDLGKEPIGRLLFTLAVPAIASQIVNALYNMVDRMYIGHIADVGANALTGVGVCFPIIMIISAFAALVSMGGAPRASILLGQNNHKGAEKILGNCFSALVLTAIILTVGALLFQKPLLLLFGASENTLPFAMDYLTIYAIGTIFVQLTLGMNAFVSAQGFSKISMMTVVIGAITNIILDPILIYGLNMGVQGAALATIISQAISTIWVLKFLSGSKTTIRLKKVNFKIDAQVLLPSMALGIAPFIMQATESILVLCFNSSLLRYGGDTAVGAMTILSSVMQFAMLPLQGFTQGGQPIISYNYGANHADRVKKAFKLLLICCLTYSTVLWALSELFPDLFIAIFTSDPALEEITQWALRVYMGGCLLFGAQIACQQTFIALGNAKTSAFLAMFRKIIVLIPLIYILPMFIENKVFAVFLAEPIADTLAVLTTVTLFVFEIKKVMREMNERKVKA; this is translated from the coding sequence ATGAAGATGTCAAATGAAGTAGATTTAGGAAAAGAACCAATTGGCAGGCTGCTTTTCACATTAGCAGTACCAGCCATTGCATCACAAATTGTGAATGCATTATACAATATGGTGGATCGTATGTATATCGGACATATTGCAGATGTAGGTGCCAATGCTTTGACTGGCGTCGGTGTTTGTTTTCCGATTATTATGATTATTTCAGCATTTGCGGCATTGGTAAGTATGGGAGGCGCACCAAGAGCAAGCATTTTGCTTGGGCAAAACAATCATAAAGGCGCAGAAAAAATATTAGGAAATTGCTTTAGTGCACTTGTGCTGACTGCAATAATCTTAACCGTTGGAGCCTTGTTGTTTCAAAAACCGTTACTGTTATTATTTGGTGCCAGTGAAAATACATTGCCCTTTGCCATGGATTATTTAACAATCTATGCAATAGGAACCATCTTTGTGCAGCTGACATTAGGTATGAACGCCTTTGTATCAGCCCAGGGATTTTCAAAAATTAGTATGATGACAGTTGTTATCGGGGCAATCACCAATATTATATTAGATCCTATTTTGATTTATGGATTAAATATGGGAGTACAAGGTGCAGCTTTGGCAACCATTATATCTCAGGCAATCAGTACAATCTGGGTGTTGAAATTTTTATCAGGAAGCAAAACTACAATTCGATTGAAAAAAGTGAATTTCAAAATAGATGCTCAGGTATTGCTTCCATCTATGGCTTTGGGAATTGCTCCATTCATCATGCAGGCAACAGAAAGTATCTTAGTATTATGCTTTAATTCATCTTTGTTACGCTATGGCGGTGATACGGCAGTAGGAGCAATGACGATACTATCCAGTGTCATGCAGTTTGCAATGTTGCCATTACAGGGATTTACCCAGGGTGGACAGCCGATTATCAGTTATAACTATGGAGCCAATCATGCAGATCGTGTAAAAAAAGCATTTAAATTATTGTTGATATGCTGTTTAACTTATTCCACTGTATTATGGGCATTATCAGAATTATTCCCAGATTTGTTTATCGCAATATTCACAAGTGATCCAGCATTAGAAGAAATCACACAATGGGCATTGCGTGTATATATGGGTGGTTGTTTATTGTTTGGTGCACAAATTGCATGTCAACAGACCTTTATCGCTTTAGGAAATGCAAAGACTTCAGCTTTTTTAGCAATGTTTCGTAAGATTATTGTATTGATACCGTTAATATATATATTACCAATGTTTATAGAGAATAAAGTGTTTGCAGTTTTTCTTGCTGAACCAATCGCAGATACCCTTGCGGTTCTAACGACAGTAACATTATTTGTGTTTGAAATCAAAAAAGTTATGCGTGAAATGAATGAGAGAAAAGTAAAAGCATAG
- the mnmA gene encoding tRNA 2-thiouridine(34) synthase MnmA, with translation MKQKVLLGLSGGVDSAVAAYILKEQGYDVSCAFMRNWDSYANNDILGNPTIQDDVCPQEQDYADAKAVADALELPLYRVDFVKEYWDHVFTYFIDEYKKGRTPNPDILCNKYIKFDAFFKYAQSMGFDTVATGHYAQVEHGDEYSRLLRGADNNKDQTYFLCQMPKEALRHTLFPIGNLEKHEVREIAEKLALESVATKKDSTGICFIGERNFREFLKNYLPSQDGDIVDIETMEVLGKHIGVMYYTIGQRKGLGIGGTRGPWFVVGKDVKKNILFVTNGNESDWLYTDSCIVSGVNWFPSEKPEGELACTAKFRYRQKDNDVTIRFIDESTVFVTYPQGVSSVTCGQEAVFYLNEECLGGGVIEDVFKDKESMQSKIENRENK, from the coding sequence ATGAAACAAAAGGTATTGTTAGGTTTATCTGGTGGAGTAGATTCCGCAGTAGCAGCATATATATTAAAAGAACAGGGATATGATGTTTCCTGTGCATTTATGCGTAATTGGGATTCTTATGCCAATAACGATATATTGGGAAATCCGACAATTCAGGATGATGTGTGTCCTCAGGAACAAGATTATGCAGATGCAAAAGCAGTTGCGGACGCATTAGAACTTCCATTATATCGCGTAGATTTTGTGAAAGAATATTGGGATCATGTATTTACATACTTTATTGATGAGTATAAAAAAGGTAGGACCCCAAATCCAGATATCCTCTGTAATAAATATATAAAATTTGATGCATTTTTTAAGTATGCACAAAGTATGGGATTTGATACAGTCGCAACAGGACACTATGCACAGGTAGAACATGGTGATGAATACAGTCGTTTACTAAGAGGCGCTGATAACAATAAGGATCAGACATATTTTTTATGTCAGATGCCGAAAGAAGCATTGCGTCACACATTGTTTCCAATTGGAAACTTAGAAAAACATGAAGTCAGAGAGATTGCTGAAAAACTTGCATTGGAGAGTGTCGCAACCAAAAAGGATTCCACAGGTATTTGTTTTATTGGCGAACGTAATTTCCGTGAGTTTTTAAAAAACTATCTTCCTAGCCAGGATGGCGATATTGTGGATATTGAAACTATGGAAGTCTTAGGCAAACACATTGGTGTCATGTATTATACAATTGGACAACGTAAAGGACTTGGTATTGGTGGTACACGGGGACCTTGGTTTGTGGTTGGAAAAGATGTCAAGAAAAATATCTTGTTTGTGACAAATGGAAATGAAAGTGACTGGCTGTATACAGACAGCTGTATTGTGAGTGGTGTTAACTGGTTCCCAAGTGAAAAACCTGAAGGAGAATTGGCATGCACTGCAAAATTTAGATATCGACAAAAAGACAATGATGTTACCATTCGCTTTATTGATGAATCAACCGTTTTTGTGACCTATCCGCAAGGCGTATCCAGTGTTACTTGTGGACAGGAAGCTGTATTCTACCTGAATGAAGAATGTTTGGGCGGCGGTGTTATCGAGGATGTTTTCAAAGATAAGGAAAGCATGCAGTCTAAAATAGAAAATCGTGAAAATAAATAA
- a CDS encoding ATP-dependent RecD-like DNA helicase — translation MKGGICLEEYQKLEARHLYTIFRNEENGYTVAKFVTYDAKEEEFTATGIFKELVEEERYSLQGEYKEHARYGMQFQVISYEKMMPNDENSLIRYFSSAAFPGIGKKTAKQIVDHLGEDALLKIKDDIHVLDDIEGMNEKKRNAIYQGIREHGDLDDSIVFFSKFGMSVKNIMKLEAAYGKEAVEVVKENPYQMVEDIDGIGFATADKVAMELSFSIDHPYRIKAAILSSVLDICMSNGDTYVSASQISRELKKRYGMEQIDLEPYLQELFADRLLMMEDERIYHNTQYDAEKGIAVFLGNFPYEEMEQVDITHLQNDITILENKLHISYEEKQKQAISSFFKEPFSIITGGPGTGKTTIVQGILSLYQQYYPDQIISLCAPTGRAAKRLAQLSDGRAVTIHSLLKWDLESNTFLVNETEPIQADVLIIDEFSMVDQWLFYNLLLACRDIKKILLIGDEDQLASVGPGCVLKDLIKSNCFPLTRLEKIFRQQEGSDVVALAHMIKENETPDFDQMQDIAFFPCQNFEVRNLVNQVVSNALSKGYDTKDIQVLVPMYQGVAGIDALNNALQQMMNPPDEFKRELKVGYRIFREEDKILQLKNQPDDQVSNGDIGILREIIYASEDVQNKNKLMVEFDDHIVEYSGENLYNISHAYCISIHKSQGSEYPIVILPIVKDYRYMLQKRLLYTAVTRAKKSLVLLGDMELFQHAIQVADRHVRKSTLTQRILSVFG, via the coding sequence ATGAAAGGGGGTATTTGTTTGGAAGAATACCAAAAATTAGAAGCAAGGCATCTATATACGATATTTCGAAATGAAGAAAATGGTTATACGGTTGCGAAATTTGTGACCTATGATGCAAAAGAAGAAGAATTTACAGCAACAGGCATTTTTAAGGAGCTGGTTGAAGAGGAACGTTATTCTTTGCAGGGTGAATATAAGGAACATGCCCGTTATGGTATGCAATTTCAAGTGATCAGTTATGAAAAAATGATGCCAAATGATGAGAACAGTCTGATTCGTTATTTTTCCAGTGCCGCATTTCCTGGTATTGGGAAGAAAACCGCAAAACAGATTGTGGATCATCTTGGTGAAGATGCTTTATTGAAAATTAAAGATGATATTCATGTGCTGGATGACATTGAAGGTATGAATGAGAAGAAACGCAATGCCATTTATCAGGGAATCAGAGAGCATGGTGATCTGGATGATTCTATCGTGTTTTTTTCCAAATTTGGAATGAGTGTAAAAAATATTATGAAACTAGAAGCAGCTTATGGAAAAGAAGCGGTAGAGGTTGTGAAAGAGAATCCTTATCAAATGGTGGAAGATATTGATGGTATTGGATTTGCGACTGCTGATAAGGTCGCAATGGAGTTATCTTTTTCTATTGATCATCCTTACCGAATCAAGGCAGCAATTTTATCTTCTGTATTAGATATATGCATGTCGAATGGTGATACTTATGTGAGTGCATCTCAAATTTCCAGAGAATTGAAAAAGCGCTATGGCATGGAACAGATTGATTTAGAGCCATATCTTCAAGAATTGTTTGCAGATCGTTTATTAATGATGGAGGATGAACGTATTTATCATAATACCCAATATGATGCTGAAAAAGGCATTGCTGTATTTCTTGGAAATTTCCCATATGAAGAAATGGAACAGGTAGATATCACGCATCTGCAGAATGATATCACAATACTTGAAAACAAGTTACATATTTCTTATGAAGAAAAACAGAAACAAGCGATATCAAGCTTCTTTAAAGAGCCTTTTTCTATCATTACAGGCGGACCCGGAACCGGTAAAACAACCATTGTGCAAGGAATTTTATCCTTGTATCAGCAGTATTATCCAGATCAAATCATATCATTATGCGCACCTACCGGCCGTGCCGCAAAACGTCTAGCGCAGTTAAGTGATGGAAGAGCTGTCACAATTCATTCATTATTAAAATGGGATTTAGAAAGCAATACATTTCTAGTAAATGAAACAGAACCAATTCAGGCAGATGTATTGATTATTGATGAATTTTCCATGGTTGATCAATGGCTGTTTTACAATTTATTATTGGCATGTCGGGATATAAAGAAAATATTACTTATCGGGGATGAGGATCAGTTAGCAAGTGTTGGACCTGGTTGTGTGTTAAAGGATTTGATTAAAAGCAATTGTTTTCCATTAACAAGATTAGAAAAAATATTTCGTCAACAGGAAGGCAGCGATGTAGTCGCTCTTGCGCATATGATCAAGGAAAATGAAACACCTGATTTTGATCAAATGCAGGATATTGCATTTTTTCCTTGTCAGAATTTTGAAGTCCGTAATCTTGTAAATCAGGTAGTTAGCAATGCACTAAGCAAAGGCTATGATACAAAGGATATTCAAGTGCTCGTTCCAATGTATCAGGGTGTAGCTGGTATTGATGCTTTAAATAATGCTTTACAACAAATGATGAATCCACCAGATGAGTTTAAACGTGAATTAAAGGTAGGTTATCGAATATTTCGAGAAGAAGATAAAATCTTACAGTTGAAAAATCAGCCGGATGATCAGGTAAGCAATGGAGATATTGGAATATTAAGAGAAATCATTTACGCAAGCGAGGATGTTCAAAATAAAAACAAGTTAATGGTAGAGTTTGATGATCATATCGTAGAATATAGCGGAGAAAATCTTTATAATATTTCACATGCCTATTGTATATCCATTCATAAAAGTCAGGGTAGTGAATATCCAATCGTGATTTTGCCGATTGTAAAAGATTATCGCTATATGCTTCAGAAGCGATTGCTTTATACCGCTGTCACTCGTGCGAAAAAAAGTCTAGTTTTACTAGGCGATATGGAATTGTTTCAACATGCAATTCAAGTAGCGGACAGACACGTTAGAAAAAGTACACTGACGCAAAGAATCTTATCTGTTTTCGGATAG
- a CDS encoding AI-2E family transporter, with protein sequence MKHAFTQILTYAKKLIPFFLSALLLVLLLKQLALYPWMTSIFQSMMPVFGGVLIALFLQPFIDKLEKYVSAKIAVFIVYTFIIVSLILFVICLIPLLYHQMVDFMEVLPNWVEKVEQFLEKYHIVYGNMEDFKNKYVQEGYVVVIDSLKTTMNTFTDYGIAFFTAFFLSLDLDYWKRSAKKLFTDYQRYSNFYHTMSNIVYQYLVGTILDLFFIMISVGITLYFFDFPNAFLYAIILAFLNLFPYVGATLGLILIAIVAALSYPVFPWLAFAIVWSIQQLESNIIQPLIFNHTMNVRPILSFVFIFIGEALFGVIGVILSPIFASIAQIAIRSYLHAKTSDRVGEWDDIWQDFDEAMKQEEKEGRMERKSL encoded by the coding sequence ATGAAACATGCCTTTACTCAAATCCTGACATACGCAAAAAAATTAATACCTTTCTTTTTATCTGCACTTTTATTGGTTCTGTTATTGAAACAGTTAGCACTTTACCCATGGATGACATCTATCTTTCAAAGCATGATGCCTGTATTTGGCGGTGTTTTGATTGCTTTGTTTCTACAGCCCTTTATTGATAAATTAGAAAAATATGTTTCAGCTAAAATCGCTGTTTTTATTGTTTATACTTTTATCATTGTATCACTCATTTTATTTGTTATCTGTTTGATTCCTTTGTTGTATCATCAGATGGTGGACTTTATGGAAGTTTTACCAAACTGGGTTGAAAAGGTAGAACAGTTTCTTGAAAAATATCATATCGTTTATGGGAATATGGAAGATTTTAAAAATAAATATGTGCAGGAAGGCTATGTGGTAGTGATTGACTCTTTAAAAACAACCATGAATACATTTACAGATTATGGAATCGCCTTTTTCACAGCTTTCTTTTTATCTTTAGATCTTGATTATTGGAAACGCAGTGCCAAAAAGCTTTTTACAGATTATCAGCGGTATTCTAATTTCTATCATACGATGAGTAATATCGTCTATCAGTATCTGGTAGGAACGATATTAGATTTATTCTTCATCATGATCAGTGTCGGCATTACTTTATACTTTTTTGATTTTCCCAATGCGTTTCTATACGCAATCATTTTGGCATTTTTAAATTTATTTCCTTATGTTGGTGCTACGCTTGGTCTTATCTTGATCGCTATTGTGGCCGCTTTAAGCTATCCAGTATTTCCATGGCTTGCATTTGCCATCGTCTGGAGTATTCAACAGTTGGAAAGCAATATTATTCAGCCTTTGATTTTTAATCATACCATGAATGTACGCCCGATTTTATCTTTTGTGTTCATCTTTATCGGAGAAGCTTTATTTGGGGTGATTGGCGTCATTTTATCTCCTATTTTTGCCAGTATTGCACAAATTGCCATACGAAGTTATCTGCATGCAAAAACCAGTGATCGTGTAGGAGAATGGGATGATATCTGGCAGGATTTTGATGAAGCCATGAAACAGGAAGAAAAGGAAGGGCGGATGGAAAGAAAATCCTTGTAA
- the alaS gene encoding alanine--tRNA ligase, with translation MKQLTGSQIRALFLEYFKSKGHMIEPGASLVPHDDPTLLWINAGVAALKKYFDGSVKPESPRIANAQKSIRTNDIENVGKTARHHTFFEMLGNFSIGDYFKEEAIPFAWEFLTSPEWIGFDKERLYVSVYTDDDDAYRIWTQVCGVDPSHILKTDDNFWEIGEGPGGPDSEIFYDRGPAYDPEGLGERLFFEELENDRYIEVWNVVFSQFDCKPELPRSEYKELPQKNIDTGMGLERLVALVQGGETNFDTDLFLPIIYETEKYTQCRYADAEHKMAFRVIADHIRTVTFALADGALFANEGRGYVLRRVLRRAVRFGKKLKIEGAFMYRLVPVVYEIMKDYYPYLEEKLDYIAKLVKAEEERFHATLADGEKLLKDVMEAHAQDKLIDGVTAFKLYDTYGFPLELTKEIAEESGYTIDEAGFDAEMEKQRERARNAREDAQSMSSQSKDLMDFTLESSFIGYDQRVVEAKVIGLFKDGVKVDEINDEGDVVFDTTVFYAESGGQIGDSGEIENDNCKAMVETTIKAPHKQHLHKIKIAFGSMHVNDTFTLHVDNQKRDIITNNHSCTHLLQSALKQVVGNHIQQAGSFVSDEYLRFDFTHFEKVNDAQLKEIEHIVNQFIAGHYAVSKVEMPIEEAKKSGATALFDEKYGDVVRVVTMGDVSKEFCGGCHVNNTQEIGVCKIISEESIGSGIRRITAKTGYGAYEEFAKENDTLHAIASDLKMKGIANVETKVVQVLDENAQLKKELAALQAKMFSLQANDMIHHCKEINGRNVLVERVDGVDAKAMKDIVSSIKSQKENVVVFLGSVQNDKVVFVAGADEKAVAGGIKCGDLVRSAAIICDGKGGGRNDMAQSGGKDTSKIDDAMREIVNILS, from the coding sequence ATGAAACAGTTGACAGGTAGTCAGATTAGAGCGTTATTTCTGGAATATTTCAAATCAAAAGGCCATATGATTGAGCCAGGCGCATCCCTTGTTCCACATGATGATCCAACGCTTTTATGGATCAATGCAGGGGTAGCAGCATTAAAGAAATATTTTGATGGCTCTGTAAAACCAGAAAGTCCAAGAATTGCCAATGCACAGAAATCTATTCGTACCAATGATATTGAAAATGTAGGAAAGACCGCACGTCATCATACATTCTTTGAAATGCTGGGAAATTTTTCTATTGGTGATTACTTCAAAGAAGAAGCAATTCCTTTCGCATGGGAGTTTCTAACAAGCCCTGAATGGATTGGCTTTGATAAAGAGCGATTATATGTATCTGTTTACACAGATGATGACGATGCATATCGTATCTGGACACAGGTATGTGGTGTGGATCCATCTCATATCTTAAAAACAGATGATAACTTCTGGGAAATCGGAGAAGGACCTGGAGGACCAGACAGTGAAATCTTCTATGATCGTGGACCAGCGTATGATCCTGAAGGATTGGGAGAACGTCTGTTCTTTGAAGAATTGGAAAATGATCGTTATATTGAAGTATGGAATGTTGTATTCTCACAATTTGATTGTAAACCAGAATTACCACGCAGCGAATATAAAGAACTGCCACAGAAAAACATCGACACAGGTATGGGATTAGAACGTTTGGTTGCACTTGTTCAAGGTGGAGAAACAAACTTTGACACAGATTTATTCCTGCCAATTATTTATGAAACAGAAAAATATACACAGTGTCGTTATGCAGATGCAGAACATAAGATGGCATTTCGTGTTATCGCAGACCATATCCGTACAGTCACATTTGCATTAGCTGATGGCGCATTATTTGCCAATGAAGGCCGTGGCTATGTTTTACGCCGTGTGCTGCGCCGTGCTGTTCGTTTTGGCAAAAAGTTAAAAATCGAAGGTGCATTTATGTATCGTTTGGTACCAGTGGTTTATGAAATCATGAAAGATTACTATCCATATCTGGAAGAAAAATTAGATTATATCGCAAAACTGGTAAAAGCTGAAGAAGAACGTTTCCATGCGACACTGGCTGATGGTGAAAAACTGTTGAAAGATGTTATGGAAGCACATGCACAAGATAAACTAATTGATGGTGTAACAGCATTTAAATTATATGATACATATGGTTTCCCATTAGAACTAACCAAAGAAATCGCAGAAGAAAGCGGCTATACAATTGATGAAGCAGGCTTTGATGCTGAAATGGAAAAACAAAGAGAACGTGCACGTAATGCGCGTGAAGATGCACAATCTATGTCTTCACAATCTAAAGATTTGATGGATTTCACTTTAGAAAGCAGCTTTATTGGTTATGATCAAAGAGTGGTAGAAGCAAAAGTTATCGGCTTATTCAAAGATGGTGTCAAAGTCGATGAGATCAATGATGAGGGCGATGTTGTATTTGATACAACGGTATTCTATGCTGAAAGTGGTGGACAGATCGGTGATAGTGGAGAAATTGAAAACGATAATTGTAAAGCAATGGTAGAAACCACAATCAAGGCGCCTCATAAACAGCACCTGCATAAAATTAAAATCGCATTTGGAAGCATGCATGTCAATGATACTTTTACCTTGCATGTAGATAATCAAAAACGTGATATCATTACCAATAACCACTCATGTACACATTTACTACAGAGTGCATTAAAACAGGTAGTGGGTAATCACATCCAGCAGGCGGGAAGTTTTGTCAGTGATGAATATTTGCGTTTTGACTTCACACATTTTGAAAAAGTGAATGATGCACAGTTAAAAGAAATCGAACATATTGTCAATCAGTTTATCGCAGGTCACTACGCCGTAAGCAAGGTGGAAATGCCAATCGAAGAAGCGAAGAAATCAGGCGCTACAGCCTTATTTGATGAAAAATATGGAGATGTGGTACGCGTTGTTACCATGGGTGATGTATCTAAAGAATTCTGTGGTGGATGCCATGTCAATAATACGCAGGAAATCGGTGTATGCAAGATCATCAGTGAAGAAAGTATCGGCTCAGGAATACGTCGTATCACCGCAAAAACAGGATATGGCGCATATGAAGAATTCGCAAAAGAAAATGATACCCTACATGCAATTGCTTCTGATTTGAAAATGAAAGGCATTGCCAATGTTGAAACAAAAGTTGTACAGGTGTTAGATGAAAATGCTCAGCTGAAAAAAGAACTTGCTGCTTTACAGGCGAAAATGTTCTCTTTACAGGCAAATGATATGATCCATCATTGTAAAGAAATAAACGGCCGAAATGTATTGGTAGAACGTGTAGATGGTGTTGATGCCAAAGCGATGAAAGATATCGTATCTTCTATCAAGTCACAAAAAGAAAATGTGGTCGTATTCCTTGGCAGTGTACAAAATGATAAAGTTGTATTTGTTGCCGGCGCAGATGAAAAAGCAGTTGCAGGCGGCATCAAATGTGGTGATTTAGTACGTAGTGCTGCGATTATCTGTGATGGTAAAGGCGGAGGAAGAAACGACATGGCACAATCTGGTGGCAAGGATACTTCCAAAATTGATGATGCAATGCGTGAAATTGTAAATATCCTGTCATAA
- a CDS encoding IreB family regulatory phosphoprotein, whose product MKDVTETMSFKSDDLKRDNIKHVLRLVKDALDERGYNSVNQLAGYLISNDPAYISSHNNARTVIQSVERYEIIEELVRAYLEDDK is encoded by the coding sequence ATGAAAGATGTTACGGAAACGATGTCTTTTAAATCAGATGATTTAAAAAGGGACAATATCAAGCATGTATTACGCTTAGTAAAAGATGCATTGGATGAAAGAGGATATAATTCAGTAAATCAGCTTGCCGGTTATCTGATCAGCAATGATCCTGCATATATCAGCTCACATAACAATGCACGTACGGTTATTCAAAGTGTGGAACGATATGAAATCATTGAAGAACTGGTGAGAGCATATCTGGAAGATGATAAATAA
- the ruvX gene encoding Holliday junction resolvase RuvX yields MRTLGLDLGSKTLGVSVSDALGMIARPVETLRFESDDYDSAFEQVKKYIKEFQITTAVLGLPKHMNGDVGIRGEISYAFKEKLETLGIEVVLWDERLTTVAAEKILIAGNVSRKKRKKVIDQMAAVQILQSYLDSKY; encoded by the coding sequence ATGCGTACATTAGGATTGGATCTAGGAAGTAAAACACTGGGAGTCAGTGTCAGTGATGCACTTGGCATGATTGCGCGCCCGGTAGAAACCCTTCGCTTTGAAAGTGATGATTATGATTCTGCTTTTGAGCAGGTAAAAAAATACATCAAAGAATTTCAGATTACAACCGCTGTTCTTGGTCTTCCCAAACACATGAACGGGGATGTTGGCATTCGCGGTGAAATCAGCTATGCTTTTAAAGAAAAACTGGAAACACTAGGTATAGAAGTCGTGCTTTGGGATGAACGTTTAACCACCGTTGCGGCAGAAAAAATATTGATTGCAGGCAATGTATCTCGTAAGAAACGAAAAAAAGTCATTGATCAGATGGCGGCTGTACAGATTTTACAAAGCTATTTAGATAGTAAATATTAG
- a CDS encoding DUF1292 domain-containing protein translates to MLDTSSLYVTDENGNEKRMEILFTFDDEEKGNKYVVFEDPDNEDGEVFASRYDDEGNLLPIETDEEWAMVEEVIGAFAEDEEAAEE, encoded by the coding sequence ATGTTAGACACAAGCAGTTTATATGTAACAGACGAAAATGGAAATGAAAAACGCATGGAGATTTTGTTTACATTTGATGATGAAGAAAAGGGAAACAAATACGTTGTATTTGAAGACCCAGACAATGAAGATGGAGAAGTATTTGCTTCTCGCTATGATGATGAAGGAAACTTATTGCCAATCGAAACTGATGAAGAATGGGCAATGGTGGAAGAAGTCATAGGAGCATTCGCAGAAGATGAAGAAGCAGCTGAAGAATAA